In Nocardia asteroides, the following proteins share a genomic window:
- a CDS encoding helicase-associated domain-containing protein, producing the protein MIATDSLADWLGARTDAQLVKLLQLRPDLAVPLPASMSVLAVRAQQRASVLRAADDLDTLEFAIIEALTVNEDARTIGTELTPLTKTTLQAQFTGRVTKTALTAALTRLLDRALVWQTGDALHLAPSAAEALPWPLGATTALPDALTEPEVNTALAQASPPERALLDKLATTGPRGRTRDAAPGTPADRPVQRLLAARLLHWIDAETVELPVTVGQVLRGDPVTDPHALAPPKPTLTKNPPAEVNAVGAGEVGELLRDCADLLDALGKLPAPALRAGGLGVREQRRLAKSTGIDEQRAGLLLELLAAAKLIEKGLPEPPPELDTTDDFWAPTPAADAWQDAPPATRWVLLAQAWLDLDRMPWMIGLRDAADKPIAALSAELRIPHAVRDRHAILGLLGEYPSGTALTATDIGKLLAWRMPRRRRHFRLDAVTATLAEAAALGLLGRGALDSAARALLHGAATSVADAEAEMAAALPEPVDHVLVQADLTVIAPGPLVPELQGKIALVADVESAGAATVYRVGDASVRRALDAGLTAAELHALFATHSRTPVPQSLTYLIDDVARRHGQLRAGMAQSFLRSDDPALLAQVLAAPVAETLALRAIAPTVAIALAPLSELLEQLRAAGFAPAGEDSAGAIVDLRPRGSRIAVRPLARKPYRPNPPSEEQLALLVTELRAGERAAGARTGQSVRADGTRTGTAATLALLQLAARVGRPVNIGYVDAQGVASQRVVEPLRVGNGQLDAVDPVTGTTRHFTLHRIASVALLD; encoded by the coding sequence ATGATCGCGACGGACTCCCTCGCCGATTGGCTCGGTGCGCGCACCGATGCCCAGCTGGTGAAACTGCTGCAGTTGCGGCCCGACCTCGCGGTGCCGCTGCCCGCGTCGATGTCGGTGCTCGCGGTGCGGGCCCAGCAGCGCGCGTCGGTGCTGCGCGCCGCCGACGACCTGGACACGCTCGAGTTCGCGATCATCGAGGCGCTCACCGTCAACGAGGACGCCCGCACCATCGGCACCGAGCTGACCCCGCTCACCAAGACCACCCTGCAGGCGCAGTTCACGGGCCGGGTCACCAAGACCGCGCTCACCGCCGCGCTGACCCGGCTGCTCGATCGCGCCCTGGTCTGGCAGACCGGCGACGCCCTGCACCTGGCCCCCAGCGCCGCCGAGGCCCTGCCCTGGCCCCTCGGCGCGACGACGGCGCTGCCGGACGCGCTCACCGAGCCCGAGGTGAACACCGCGCTCGCCCAGGCGAGTCCGCCCGAGCGCGCCCTGCTCGACAAGCTGGCCACCACGGGCCCGCGCGGCCGCACCAGGGATGCCGCGCCGGGGACCCCCGCCGATCGTCCGGTACAGCGGTTGCTGGCGGCCCGGCTGCTGCACTGGATCGACGCGGAGACCGTCGAACTGCCGGTGACCGTCGGCCAGGTGCTGCGCGGCGACCCGGTGACCGACCCGCACGCCCTCGCCCCACCCAAGCCCACGCTGACCAAGAACCCGCCCGCCGAGGTGAACGCCGTCGGCGCGGGTGAGGTGGGCGAGCTGCTGCGCGACTGCGCCGATCTGCTCGACGCGCTGGGCAAGCTGCCCGCACCCGCCCTGCGCGCCGGCGGACTCGGTGTGCGCGAACAACGCAGGCTCGCCAAGTCGACCGGTATCGACGAGCAGCGCGCCGGGCTGCTGCTGGAACTGCTGGCCGCGGCCAAGCTGATCGAGAAGGGCCTGCCCGAGCCGCCGCCGGAACTCGACACCACCGACGACTTCTGGGCCCCCACCCCCGCCGCCGACGCCTGGCAGGACGCGCCGCCCGCGACCCGCTGGGTGCTGCTCGCGCAGGCCTGGCTGGACCTGGACCGGATGCCGTGGATGATCGGCCTGCGCGACGCCGCCGACAAGCCGATCGCCGCCCTCTCGGCGGAACTGCGCATCCCGCACGCCGTGCGCGACCGCCACGCCATCCTCGGGCTGCTGGGTGAGTACCCCAGCGGCACCGCGCTGACCGCGACCGATATCGGCAAGCTGCTGGCCTGGCGGATGCCGCGCAGACGCAGGCACTTCCGGCTCGACGCGGTGACCGCGACGCTGGCCGAAGCCGCCGCGCTGGGCCTGCTCGGCCGCGGCGCGCTGGATTCGGCCGCCAGGGCGCTGTTGCACGGCGCGGCGACCAGTGTGGCCGACGCCGAGGCGGAGATGGCCGCGGCGCTGCCCGAACCGGTCGACCATGTGCTGGTCCAGGCGGACCTGACGGTGATCGCGCCCGGCCCGCTGGTGCCCGAGCTCCAGGGCAAGATCGCGCTGGTCGCCGATGTGGAGTCGGCGGGCGCGGCCACCGTGTACCGGGTGGGCGACGCCTCGGTGCGCCGGGCACTGGACGCCGGACTCACCGCCGCCGAGCTGCACGCCCTGTTCGCGACGCATTCGCGCACACCGGTTCCCCAGTCGCTGACCTACCTCATCGACGACGTGGCTCGCAGGCACGGACAGTTGCGCGCTGGCATGGCGCAGTCGTTCCTGCGCAGCGACGACCCGGCGCTGCTGGCCCAGGTGCTGGCCGCGCCGGTGGCCGAGACGCTGGCATTGCGCGCGATCGCGCCGACGGTGGCCATCGCGCTGGCCCCGCTGAGCGAACTGCTCGAGCAGCTACGCGCGGCCGGATTCGCCCCCGCGGGCGAGGATTCCGCGGGCGCGATCGTCGACCTGCGCCCGCGCGGCTCCCGCATCGCGGTCCGTCCGCTGGCCCGCAAGCCCTACCGCCCGAATCCGCCCAGCGAGGAGCAACTGGCACTGCTGGTCACCGAACTGCGGGCGGGCGAGCGCGCGGCGGGCGCCCGCACCGGCCAGTCGGTGCGCGCCGACGGCACTCGCACCGGCACCGCGGCCACCCTGGCGCTGCTCCAGCTGGCCGCCAGGGTGGGCCGCCCGGTGAACATCGGCTACGTCGACGCCCAGGGCGTGGCGAGCCAGCGCGTGGTCGAACCGCTGCGCGTCGGCAACGGCCAGCTCGACGCCGTCGACCCCGTCACCGGCACCACCCGCCACTTCACCCTGCACCGCATCGCGTCGGTGGCCTTGCTGGACTGA
- a CDS encoding cold-shock protein: protein MPTGRVKWYDVEKGFGFLSQDEGEDVYVRSSALPDGVEGLKPGQRVEFGMAAGRRGPQALSLKLLEAPPTVRGNQSQQATSRKDAGPRKSPDELHGLVEDMITLLETKVQPDLRRGKYPDRKLSQRISEVVRAVARELDH from the coding sequence GTGCCGACCGGCCGGGTGAAGTGGTACGACGTCGAGAAGGGCTTCGGCTTCCTTTCCCAAGACGAGGGTGAGGACGTCTACGTCCGCTCCTCCGCGCTGCCCGACGGCGTCGAAGGGCTCAAGCCCGGCCAGCGCGTCGAATTCGGCATGGCGGCAGGCCGTCGCGGCCCGCAGGCGCTGAGCCTGAAGCTGCTCGAGGCGCCGCCGACGGTGCGCGGCAACCAGTCCCAGCAGGCCACCAGCCGCAAGGACGCGGGCCCGCGCAAGTCGCCCGACGAGCTGCACGGCCTGGTCGAGGACATGATCACGCTGCTGGAGACCAAGGTCCAGCCGGATCTGCGCCGCGGCAAGTACCCGGATCGCAAGCTGTCCCAGCGGATCTCCGAGGTCGTGCGGGCCGTGGCCCGCGAACTCGACCACTGA
- a CDS encoding DUF2771 domain-containing protein: MSKPGVRTIVALVAAGLVAVAAVTTGVVAYAASNATEHDPQITAYANRETITVDPFLYCTVTMTDCRYGETAVLATKTGEPVQLSLPSQIAESPWLVQLIYQRPSGEQVDRVLSFADYTAGARALTIETLPEPELRLAGIEVQLPILARDTVTGRETYIPHAAWSISTPEA, encoded by the coding sequence GTGAGCAAACCAGGAGTCCGCACGATCGTCGCGCTGGTCGCGGCAGGCCTGGTCGCGGTCGCCGCGGTGACGACGGGTGTGGTGGCCTACGCCGCGTCGAACGCGACCGAGCACGACCCGCAGATCACCGCGTACGCGAACCGCGAGACGATCACCGTCGACCCGTTCCTGTACTGCACGGTGACCATGACGGACTGCCGGTACGGCGAGACCGCGGTGCTGGCGACGAAGACCGGTGAGCCGGTGCAGCTGTCGCTGCCCAGCCAGATCGCCGAGTCGCCCTGGCTGGTCCAGCTGATCTATCAGCGTCCCAGCGGCGAACAGGTCGACCGGGTGCTCAGCTTCGCCGACTACACCGCGGGCGCCCGCGCGCTCACCATCGAGACCCTGCCCGAGCCGGAGCTGCGCCTGGCCGGGATCGAGGTGCAGCTGCCGATCCTGGCCCGCGACACCGTGACCGGCCGCGAGACCTACATCCCGCACGCCGCCTGGTCGATCAGCACGCCCGAGGCCTGA
- a CDS encoding transglycosylase family protein: MSGRHRKPTSTGRTVAKVAVTGAIIGTASAAFAGNASAAPDSDWDRLAQCEAGGNWGINTGNGYQGGLQFSPSTWNAHGGGEYAATANQATREQQIAVAEKVLASQGWGAWPSCSSKLGLSSGPTERIAPSAPSWAPQVNVPQVQDPSQEVFQAVDRALSVVQQQGVAVPQQALDFFNSAKGTQLDPAVIDFFEANKGLLPS, translated from the coding sequence ATGAGTGGACGCCACCGCAAGCCGACTTCCACCGGCCGCACTGTCGCCAAGGTCGCCGTCACCGGCGCCATCATCGGCACCGCCAGTGCAGCTTTCGCAGGAAACGCCAGCGCGGCCCCCGACTCCGACTGGGATCGCCTCGCGCAGTGTGAAGCCGGCGGCAACTGGGGCATCAACACCGGCAACGGCTACCAGGGTGGGCTGCAGTTCTCGCCCTCCACCTGGAACGCACACGGTGGTGGCGAGTACGCCGCCACGGCCAACCAGGCCACCCGCGAACAGCAGATCGCGGTCGCCGAAAAGGTTCTCGCTTCTCAGGGTTGGGGCGCCTGGCCCTCCTGCTCGTCCAAGCTGGGCTTGAGCAGCGGCCCGACCGAGCGGATCGCTCCCTCGGCCCCGAGCTGGGCCCCGCAGGTCAACGTCCCGCAGGTGCAGGACCCGAGCCAGGAAGTCTTCCAGGCCGTGGACCGCGCGCTGTCCGTCGTGCAGCAGCAGGGCGTCGCCGTGCCGCAGCAGGCGCTCGATTTCTTCAACTCGGCCAAGGGCACTCAGCTCGACCCGGCCGTGATCGACTTCTTCGAGGCGAACAAGGGCCTGCTGCCCTCCTGA